A window of the Lolium perenne isolate Kyuss_39 chromosome 7, Kyuss_2.0, whole genome shotgun sequence genome harbors these coding sequences:
- the LOC127317057 gene encoding uncharacterized protein, producing MGVSLLQAVAALMGTCTRRLQRAARKMATGNGKASMAPWRKTFSLPAARGRGGREQDDGGLWRKEILLGERCQPLEFSGVIYYDADGHRLEQPPRSPMRSPYPTTIKLGANAGRY from the coding sequence ATGGGTGTGAGCCTCCTGCAGGCGGTGGCGGCGCTGATGGGCACGTGCACGCGGCGGCTGCAGCGGGCGGCGAGGAAGATGGCCACCGGCAACGGCAAGGCGTCCATGGCACCGTGGAGGAAGACGTTCTCGCTGCCGGCGGCCAGGGGACGAGGCGGCCGGGAGCAGGATGACGGCGGGCTGTGGAGGAAGGAGATACTCTTGGGTGAGCGGTGCCAGCCGCTCGAGTTCTCCGGGGTCATCTACTACGACGCCGACGGCCACCGCCTCGAGCAGCCACCCAGGTCGCCCATGCGCAGCCCATACCCGACGACCATCAAGCTCGGCGCCAACGCCGGCCGCTACTAG
- the LOC127317056 gene encoding uncharacterized protein, with translation MATATTYALRLTPPPPPLRHHAPLLPQLRRRTAAKVAASWVPAAGDNSDDGVGGWWLPEQPVEQGRAGFGRALAVGLGATAAIALAGITWRSPSSRKCLEQLVGAPLHYVQERLSIPESTDVPEDDASVREPGTTDVSRITVDETPDASSVDSNGNHIPAGGGRISFTVPVDPMHEEALSILKKLQIIEKDASSSEFCTRREFARWFVKLCSKLERERMHRIIPDLITSGSFESAFDDLNFDDPDFLYIQSLGESGIVPSKLSSFFGNRNSNFLPESYLSRFDLVNWKVLVEYPFASELDQKMLSKNDHTLDLSAWPDVSASVLTDLFGHNHSIVSKVFGNTRRLQHHKPVTKAQAAAALTSGRMEEVIHDELNRLEAENQSRRSVMGEIMEELINRGDIKKYWEVKMKKEQDREFEVDKHLQGVLHELANEKTDREKQIAVLLKERTALECQNQELATLRSEVDGMYDRLATESLEVMADEENIEKLSSDVSSKHQAVTEAKSFLEAEKEALTMLRSWVEQEAERVHQRAEVLEKAVRRWRVPAD, from the exons ATGGCCACCGCCACCACCTACGCTCTCCGCCTtaccccgcccccaccaccactgCGGCACCACGCTCCGCTCCTTCCGCAGCTCCGCCGCCGCACGGCCGCTAAGGTGGCTGCTAGCTGGGTCCCAGCCGCCGGTGACAACTCGGACGACGGGGTTGGTGGCTGGTGGCTCCCAGAGCAGCCGGTGGAACAGGGGAGGGCAG GGTTCGGGAGAGCTCTCGCGGTCGGGTTGGGGGCCACGGCGGCCATCGCGTTGGCCGGGATCACTTGGCGCTCGCCATCCTCTAGAAAGT GCCTAGAGCAACTTGTTGGGGCTCCACTTCATTATGTTCAAGAGAGGCTGTCAATACCAGAGTCAACAGATGTTCCTGAAGATGATGCAAGCGTCAGAGAGCCGGGTACAACTGACGTTTCGAGGATAACTGTTGATGAGACACCTGATGCATCATCTGTTGATTCAAACGGGAATCACATACCAGCTGGTGGTGGCCGTATTTCTTTTACAGTTCCTGTAGATCCCATGCACGAGGAGGCTTTGTCCATATTGAAGAAGCTACAG ATAATTGAGAAAGATGCTAGCTCCAGTGAATTTTGTACCCGGAGAGAATTTGCAAGATGGTTTGTTAAATTATGCTCAAAGTTAGAGAG GGAAAGGATGCACAGGATCATACCAGATCTAATAACTTCTGGTTCTTTCGAAAGTGCATTCGATGATCTAAATTTCGATGACCCAGATTTCTTGTATATCCAGT CTTTGGGAGAATCTGGCATTGTGCCTAGCAAGTTATCAAGCTTCTTTGGCAACAGAAATTCCAACTTCCTACCTGAAAG TTATCTATCACGGTTTGACCTTGTTAACTGGAAGGTACTAGTGGAGTATCCCTTTGCATCAGAATTAGACCAAAAG ATGCTGAGTAAAAATGATCATACTTTGGATTTGAGCGCTTGgccagatgtatcagcatccgtaCTTACGGACTTGTTTGGTCACAACCACAGCATCGTCAGCAAAGTTTTTG GAAACACCAGGCGCCTTCAACATCATAAGCCTGTAACAAAAGCACAAGCGGCCGCTGCACTGACCAGTGGCCGAATGGAAGAAGTAATACACGATGAATTAAACAGACTTGAAGCAGAAAACCAGTCCCGACGTTCTGTTATGGGTGAAATAATGGAAGAGTTAATTAATAGAGGGGATATAAAAAAATATTGGGAAGTCAAGATGAAAAAAGAGCAAGATCGTGAATTTGAAGTTGATAAGCATCTTCAAGGTGTGTTGCATGAGCTTGCAAATGAGAAGACAGATCGAGAAAAGCAAATTGCAGTCTTGCTAAAAGAAAGAACAGCTTTAGAGTGTCAGAATCAGGAACTGGCAACTTTAAGGTCAGAAGTTGATGGCATGTATGATAGACTAGCCACGGAGAGTCTAGAGGTCATGGCTGATGAAGAAAACATAGAAAAATTGTCCTCTGATGTGAGCAGCAAGCATCAAGCTGTCACCGAAGCTAAATCGTTTCTTGAAGCTGAGAAGGAAGCTCTGACTATGCTAAG GTCCTGGGTGGAACAGGAAGCAGAGCGCGTGCATCAGCGTGCCGAGGTACTTGAGAAGGCTGTGAGAAGATGGAGAGTACCAGCTGATTGA